The stretch of DNA aattattataaattttatcaatttgtgataattatttgtcaaatttatttgtGATATAGCATTTTTGTTTTGGCTATGCCTCTTCATGCCTtgcaatcaattgcaaaccCTCATCCTCCTTAATATGTGAGGTAAAGCACTCTTATCTTAATCAAAACACTTGTTTTTTCATGTATACTAGAGGCGAGTCTTGGTAGTAAGGTTACAATTGCTCTTCTGGGATGGAGAGGGTTGCGTTACAAATAAGACCCTTGAAAAGTGAGGAGCCTCGTACCATGGGGATGGCCTTTTATATTgataagttttcttattttgaaagaATGGAGTTGGAGTTGGAGTTGGAAATTCCAATAAGAAAGTTGGCTGCTGAAGTAGTAATATATTTGATGCAATTAGGGCTCAGGATAGAGAAGGAATGGGTAATTAAAGAGATAATACTTGTATTTTGCTACTTTAGAGTTTGCTCATTCTAGTAAAGGCTTCTCTAGATATTACAGCAATCACCTGGTCATGGCATGCCTGGATCTATCTGCCCTGACACAAAAGATCAACTGTTCTCAGTATCTGCAAGCCAATTCCTGAGATGGAATGTTCAACCCAAAGCAGCCATCATCAGAGATCACCAACAAATTTAAGACAGAATGGGCTAAGTCTCTTGGAGAAATTGGGAAATGAGGATTAGCATAATCTGATATGAATAGCAGTAAGATATACCTTTCTAGGTTCTCAGCCCTCCCTGGACATGGAAGAAGACTCCAGACATGAGATTACAAGATCAGCTGCTCTGCACCCAGAGGATATTGCTTTGCCAACAGACAGTCCTCCTCTATGATTAcctaacaaatttattttttgctataTAAGAAAGATAACACAACAGAAGCAACAGTTGTGTAACATTTCACACGAGCCATGCCCTACAATTCTATTGCTTAATGCACCAAGCAAATCCTACAAAAACAACTGATATTGCTCCCAATATTGTCCcatcattttagtaattaaaaaagaaaaatcgtCCATCATCATTTACTCCAAGAAAATGGGAATAGCCATCTTCATATCAAGAGCAGGGAGCTTTTTGGCAAATCGTTGCCTATTTCTAGACCGTATCAATAATTTCAGATATAGAATGTTGCTAAAACTGCAGGCTATGCTAAGCTCTCAGTCAGCTAGGTTGAAAATTGTTAAGAATTCATATTAGGTGTGCTGTATAGACTACTTTTACCTTGTACCTAGCACAGGTAGCTTGTACATAGCAGTTACAGTGTTTTGGTAAAAATACCCTAGCTTAATAGACTTGACTAGTTCTTTTtcctccaatttctcttttcctttcttctttctctctcaattctgtatatcattttttcaaaaatgattacCACTTCGAGCAGTTATTTCATTACACGGTTGTTGTTATGGCAGCACAACTAAATAagtgcataaataaataaaaaaaagttaccTGCATAAAAAAGTCCTGGAAGGTCTTGTTCCATCTTGTCAATTGCTTGTAGAACTGCATCATAGTTACGTCCATACAGGGGAAAAGCTTTACTCCAATAGAAGTGACTGCAGTTAAGCGTACAatgtttaagaaaataaaaactccATTGATCATCTTAAAAtgctaacaactaataacttcCAAACCATAAAGGGTTGCCATACTTCACGAATGTCGGTTCTCCCTCTACTCCCAGTAGTTGCCTAAGGTCAGAAGTTACAATCTGTGTTAACTCTTCCCTGTAACCAGCAAACTAGTCAGTCAACTATATTCATTTGCAATAATACAgttgagagaaaatgaggggTAAAACATATAGTTGACCACACGTTGAAGCTTTTGCAAGTTCTTTGTTTCGAGTCCCCCCAACAAAGGTAGTATAAAGGTACAAGTCACTGGGGGCACGATCTGGAAACATCATAGAAGAGAAGAGAGTACCTGCACAATAGAACATTTATAGCAGCAATACCTTTGAAACATTATTGGCAATGCAAGCTCATCAAATTATGGACAATCCTTACCCAGAGTTTTTAAGCCATTTCTTTGTTCTTTGGTAGGAACAAGAACTCCAAATCCCTCAAGGGGTCTCCTGACATCCTCCTTTTTGAACGTGGTGATTATTACAGAAAGTGGTACATAATTCACCTGCATCATCAACAAGGAAGCAATATTAATGCCATTCACCAAGCTGAAAGGTACCAATCTCAAGAAGTTTATGGCCCTTTCAATATGGAAGCAACATATTGCTATGAAGCAGTAAACTTCTATAAACTTAGACAACATtgccaaaaaacaaaatgtgaagccctcatttttattttcagaaaGGCTTGTAAGTATCACACATGCCTATTCATTTCCAAACGTGGGCAGCCATGGATGTCCTGACATTCCAGTCAACAGTATTTccacatttattaaaaattttaatctccATATCAGCAAAAATAGCACTTGCATATCATGTCTATAAGTGTGCTTCAGGATATATACCTGAGGGAGAAAGTTGAGCAGAAATGGTCTTCCTTGTTTTGTAATCTTCATCTCTTTAACATTACCAAGAGGGGCCTAACATATATACATCCTCATCAGTAAACCAAATTGCTCTCCATGTACAGGAAAGGAAGTTGAGTTCACAAGAATAAAGAATTTATTATAGGAACAAAATGCATGCATGAATTTGTCTGTGTTGGGAAGGGTCAGTAGAGGGAGCATGAATTCAAACTAGTGTCATCATAGTGCAAAAACTGCATCTCTTCTACATCTGAATTTCTAAATTTAAGGACATGGTATGCAAATATTTGAAGTATCCATGTCAATACAATTACTCTCCTTTATAATCGAGTCACGCCTAGCAGTTGCATGACGAGGAAAACATAAAATGCCTCTCCTTGTTCTTTCTGCAATTTCTTTATGAAAAGCAAAAATATCATCCTAAAGCAAAGGTTTGCGTACCATTCAAGTCCTATGTTTAGAGGACAGAACACCGGTTTCCGTGAAGTATCAGTAAAGAGAGTAACAAAATGGTTGTGAGTTGTGACAAAATAAACATTACCTGTGCTTACACATTGAACTTACTCACCGTCATGATTACTGCATCAAAAGATTGCTCTTCTAATTGGTTAGTATATATTGGAGCATAAGAAAGTGACCAGTTCTCTGATAAAGAGTTTCCACTGCAGCTATATGATAATTCCAGCACCTTTGATTGTAGTTTGAGTTCATCCTTGCTAAGTTGTTTGCACAAAGCATCTGTGAGTGTCTACAATGAGAAACAGGATGGGGCCAGATAACAAATATCAGCTATTGCCCACAAAGTTATATAATGTATCTGAAATTAATTTGCAAGAATTGGATTTTTAGTTGGTTGACAAGGATTGTTTTTTTGTGAATGTTCTACAATTCAAGAGTTCTGCAAGGACAGACTGAATGCCGTTTCTCTTTAGATAAAGAATCATTGCTTCAGATTGTAGCTTACTTCACAGTCAATACTATTaagggagagagaaattaaatgctgcaaaaaaataaaaagtagatTTTGCAATAGGATGGGGGGGAATCAAGAAATATAGTATTAAGGAACTAATGAGTTTGGAGAACACATCCAATTACAATGAGAAGGGTGGGTGTCACTCTATTTGATGTTTCAGCCATTGTAACATAAACTGTAATGTGTTGGTACAGAGGGGCAGTGAACTTGATGACTTAAATGTGAGAATATAGCCAACCGGAGAAGGTGGAACCACGGGGTAACTCTACCTAGGAGGCATTAAATCAAAACCCCACATAGCTTTTTTGGCCATTTATAAGAATTCCAGAAACCTTCTTTCAATGACTTTTGCATGTTTAAAGTAATAGAATGATAACATGACATCTGGATAACATGccataaaattttaagatttttccTGAACTCAAGTatcaagttatttttatataCCCAAAAGGCAAATGGAGGCAAGGCCTTCATACAGCACTAGTATGTAGTCTGGAAAGTGACTCGAGAGTTATTTACCTGCATTccacccaaaaaagaaaaagaaccgCGCTGCTGCTTTTTATTTGTTGAGGAACTCCTCAGTGCACCACTCTTTTCCCTTCTGGCAGATAACTTAGATAGAATTGCTCCGACTATGATCGAACCAAACCTTTTAGCATAGATAAGTAAATATTAAGGAATGTTTGAGGAATCAAGCCATGTAGACTGATAAATTTCCTGTAAAAATTGAGGTCAAGTTCTTCACaactaaaaacaaattttggagttttgcaaaaaaagaaaaacaaatgttgGAAGGGCATGCAGCTTGGAACTTTAGAAAACATGTACTTTAGAAATCAAATGAGTCACGATGTCCGAACAAGTTCCATAAATTATAACATAAGATCTGAATAAGTTTCTCATGACTTcatttaatttcaatatatatagttaaatgtatatttaattaaaatgtatATTGCATTTAATTACAGAAGATATGGTCCAGAAAAATAAGATCCAGGGATAGAAAGGGTTGGTTTCAACTGGGTGGCATCAACTAGGCCAAAACAAATGTTTTTAGGTCAACCAGTTCCACCTAGCATCTGGTACAAAAAGGTATCTTTTCCCAGCATATACTGATATGCATCCACATCTATGTGAACTCTGTTACCAAATGCCATGAGTAAGAGTGCCGATAACAGATGATGATGAACATATAcgtttaattttatttgcattaaggGCCTGCCATCTGATTTGAACCCACATTCTTATTTTTGAGAAGTGGGGTAACCTTCATCTACCTCAGTCCTATGCTCATTCAGCA from Diospyros lotus cultivar Yz01 chromosome 6, ASM1463336v1, whole genome shotgun sequence encodes:
- the LOC127804722 gene encoding protoporphyrinogen oxidase, mitochondrial, which codes for MQAQEMASDSRGDKQSSVRRVAVVGAGVSGLAAAYKLKLHGLNVTVFEAEGRAGGKLKSKSQDGLIWDEGANTMTEVETEVKYLIDNLGLRGKQQLPISQKKRYIARDGVPILIPLNPIALVRSSFLSAQSKFQIMMEPFKWKKAIESDTEESVGGFFQRHFGKEVVDYLVDPFVAGTNATDPDSLSIRYTFPDLWNIEKKFGSIIVGAILSKLSARREKSGALRSSSTNKKQQRGSFSFLGGMQTLTDALCKQLSKDELKLQSKVLELSYSCSGNSLSENWSLSYAPIYTNQLEEQSFDAVIMTAPLGNVKEMKITKQGRPFLLNFLPQVNYVPLSVIITTFKKEDVRRPLEGFGVLVPTKEQRNGLKTLGTLFSSMMFPDRAPSDLYLYTTFVGGTRNKELAKASTEELTQIVTSDLRQLLGVEGEPTFVNHFYWSKAFPLYGRNYDAVLQAIDKMEQDLPGLFYAGNHRGGLSVGKAISSGCRAADLVISCLESSSMSREG